A genomic region of Papaver somniferum cultivar HN1 chromosome 7, ASM357369v1, whole genome shotgun sequence contains the following coding sequences:
- the LOC113294853 gene encoding uncharacterized protein LOC113294853: MYFDGSYYGIGGGAWVVFEAPQGDLMSYSFKLDFPCSNNVAEYEVLILGLRIAKELNLGSMEVNGDSKLVTIQVNGDFHVKEAHLAPDGSEKPYLSNEINSRAYMQERQPACGCASHPSKKDAAK, from the coding sequence ATGTATTTTGACGGGTCATACTACGGGATTGGAGGAGGAGCATGGGTAGTGTTTGAAGCCCCACAAGGCGATCTCATGTCTTACtctttcaagttggatttcccatGTAGTAATAACGTGGCTGAATATGAGGTATTGATACTAGGTCTAAGGATAGCCAAAGAGCTCAACCTTGGAAGCATGGAGGTGAATGGAGATTCCAAACTGGTAACAATCCAAGTGAATGGGGATTTTCATGTTAAGGAAGCACACCTAGCACCGGACGGAAGCGAGAAGCCTTATCTCTCAAATGAGATCAATAGTAGAGCATACATGCAGGAGCGGCAACCGGCATGCGGATGCGCTAGCCACCCTAGCAAGAAAGATGCGGCTAAATAG